The genomic region ATCCAAGTGGCTcctgtttcttttttaaattaacgCTTTATCCACAGACAGCGTATCGAAAGGAGCTCCATCATTCTCTCTTAAATAATCATTCCGGAACAGGCTGTTACTTTTACGCAGGGGTTGAACACGGTTACGAATTCGATTTCGGTTCTCGAAATAGTTACGAGAACCGAGAAAATGTTCTATTAGGTCgggaagaaagttcttgcggtttttgttattttgattttataatagaaACCGCAGGagctttctttccgacctaataactgttacgagattATCAGTTCTGTCTTATTTCGATTAGGGTTTCgatattattaaccctttgcattcggagctattttacCTCGGAAACTAAACATTTACGAAGGGAAGACTTCGATGTTTCAATTCCTAGtgcttttataaattgaaaatcaaGTAATACAGCGTTTTCTCGATAAATGTCTAGACTTCTTcataactaatccaataacaaaacttctttagctTCCATTATTTTTCTATGGAACTTTCGCCAATATATTTGACAAATAATGAAAGGTAAAGAAGTTTAGGTATTGaggatagttctgggacaatCGTAGCCCAACATTTGGGCCATTCATCGCGTAAACACTGTAGGAGGTGGTcagaattttcatatttttccagGATTGGGATACAGTATCATCGAACCTAGAAAGAACCGCTCGGTTAACGCCCCTGTCCGATCAGCATTTCCCATTGGAACCGTCCCCAGTTTCATAGCACCTGGCCTCGACCCGTAGATCGAGGAGAAAAATCAGCAGGGGACTATTCCGTGTCTTAGCATCTCGAGAAAGGTAATAGCCACGAGCCAGGCAGGCAATTACTCCTCCGTTTTCCTCGAAACTAGCGCACACCGTTCTCACACGCAACACCATCGAACCCTGGCAAACACCGGCCGTCCCGCGAGCGTTCCACGTTTCGCCGTGATCGCTCGGCGGAAGTAACAAATAGTTAGTAGCTAGCACCTGGCCACGCACTGTTTAGTAATGTAGGCTGTGTACTGACCAAAGACCGAGTCGTTGTCGAGCAATGTACGGTTCAGCTCCGTCATCTCGGTGCCGTGCGACGTCACGGACGGCGCCTCGTACCGTCTGGGTGGTTTCACCACTGGATTTATCGTTGTGATCAGCGACTTCTCTTGCTCGCCGAGGCCATGGTGTTCTATCGAAGCGGCTTCCAGGCTCTTCTCGTCGTGCCTGGTCCGACGACGACGGCAATAACACACGCAAAGCGACACGGTGACGATCAGAAGCAGCAACGCCGTCACACCCAAGCCTAAGGCTAACGGCAAGCTGATTATGTTATCCTTGCCGCCTACAGCGTCGCCGGCGATCGTCAGGGTCACGTTTTTCTGGGTATCACCGCCAGGACTTTTCGCTTCGCAGATGTAATCGCCCTTGTCCGACGCCGTGACGTCCGGGATCGTGAGGTTCAACCAGTGGCCGTTCGACTTCAGGACGTAGCCCCTCTCGCCGTTGTGCCGTCTCGTCTCGTTGGTCAGCAACCGAGACCGATGGATCCAGGAGAGCTGAAAGCGAGAAACAACATTCCCGTGAGCCCTTTCAATCACCAGACAAGACATCGTTCGACGTCGAACGACTAACTCAGCAAACGGAGAACCTTTCGGAAGGTTTGCTTCGTCGTTTTTCACGCTCTCTTTCCCGGGGGGCCGGATCGACGGAGAAATCTATCTCAATCTGGGGAATATGTCTGTCAAACAGTTCTATGATatcactatacatataataattagactgcggattttatgcatttattacgaaaaggagtaggtgtaattcaaaacaagaaaaatatttaaaatttcctcTCAATTTTAAAGTTtatataaatttactaatttatactcgtattaaatttttaccttatattgcacaataaatgtactaattttttatataattttaacctcTCCTTTTAAATGATATAATAAACTTACTAATTTACATTCTAATATTAAATCTTTCTctcataaatttaataaatttactaatttatactataatttaaaattttatattactaGCCATTCGCGACACGTATTCCTACCGTTCTCGCTAAAacaaagtcaatattttcaagaATTCGATTCTCTCGGCCATCCAAAATCGCTGGAACCGTTCACCACAGTCATCTCTACGTCACAATCCTCTCAAACTCCGTGGAAAACATCCGAAACTTTTGCTAACGCTTCTGAATAGGCGACAGTCATATAAAAGAACATTATAACCATTTTTTGTACCGCACATATAAAATCACGAGACTGGCTAAACACAAACGACGTCCCTTAAATTTAAGCCGGCACGTTTCTCTGAATAATTATATTCTGCAACCTGCCGAAAAACCATGGCACACAGAGCTTTGCCGGGCAAAGTCGAAAATGTAGGCGAGGCACTCTCCCGCGTACGTGCGGACAATGTGGTAGCTCACCTTAAAGGCGTTCTTAATTTTCAGTCTTCGTGCCGGGAAAAATCTGAAAGGACTTCGTTATTACACGCAGAGACTCACGTAACTATGCCTTCCTTTTGCGCGGCAGGTACCGAAAGGGGCGGGTTTGTCTTTTTCTCTGATCCCGCACCACTCGACGTTTTTCCGGCTGCGCAAATTCTCCGCGCGGAATCAAAGAATTTCATTAAATCGAGAAGAAATTCCTCGACACGGTTCCAGCGAGTCCGCCGCGGCGCACAAAAACGCACGAATTCTCGCGCGTATTAAGCGACAATCCGCGAGGACAGAAGCCCACTATTTGTCCCAGCTTAGCGTCAACACGGCGGCGTTTATCTCCCGGAAGCCGGTGGTAGATTTATGCAACGAGAAAGGGATCGTTCTGGAAATTTCCGCGTTCGAATCCCGACGACTTCTAGATTAAtctacgtattttaatctcatcgGATAAAAATACCGCGGTAATAGGTAGATTCGCCCTGGAAGGAAGAAAAAAACGCGGCCGGCGAGCGAAAGAGTTTCCACTCCGCGATCACGGAGCAAGGTAGCCGGGCTAAGGACGTTTAGAAGTTTCTGGCTAAGTTAGCCGAACGCCAGTTCAGCTGGCGCAATCTTTTCAGTTGGCCGCATCAAGCCAGATTGTACGCTAAATTGCTCTCGAGTTAGCTACCGCGGCCAGTCTTTCCCTGGTTTACTGTTTTTCCGCTTACAACGGTTCGGTgccgcgagagagaaagagtaccGTTTCCAACCAACTACCCCGAAGAAAAGAGTCGACGGTCATTTTTCGTTTACCTTGGGTTGCGGAGTTCCGGTCGCTTTGCACCAGAAGGACACGTTGACCTTGCTGCTCTCGATCCTAAGGGGGGGTCCGATTTCAGAGATCTCCGGCATGCAGGCGAACTGGTCGCTGCTGATATCATCCCACATCTGATCCCGCAGTCCCTGCGGGTTGTGGCACCTGGTGGGTTTCGTGTACAATACCTGCTTGATCGTCCAATCGCGGAATTCCTTCAGATGGCAATTGCAGTTCCATTTATTGTTCTGGAGTTCGAGGCTATTGAGGTTCGTCAGGTTCTCGAAGCTCTTCACCCTGAGCGTAGTCAGATTGTTACCCTGCAGACTGATCTTCTGCAGTTTCGTCACATTGTAGAATGCCCTCTCGTCGATTCGTTCCAGCTCGTTGTTAGACACCGTCACCTTCTGCAGGAAAATCAGATCCCGGAACAGATCGTTCTGCAACACCTTCAGCTTGTTGTTATCCAGCAACACCGTCCTCAGTTTCTCGGTCTCGTTGAACGTGCCTGGGTGCAGGGTTCTGATGCGATTCCAGGACAAATCGATCTCGATCACGATCTTCAGCCCGTTGAACGCGTTCGTATGGATCGACTCGATCTCGCACCTCTGCATCACCAGCTTGTGCAGATTTACCAAGGACACCCGGCTGAACGAGTTGTAACTCAGCTGAGATATACGGTTTCCCGTTAGATCGATCCTCTGGATCTCGGACGATAGATTGCTCGGGATCTCTGTCAGGTTCCGGTTGATACACTCGGCAGTCCTCTTCCCGTTCGCCCACGTGCACTTGCACGCTGGAGAACATCCTGTCGACCAATCCTCGTAGCTCCAGCACGCGACCACCATCAGCGTCGAGTAAAGCAACAGTCTCACTGCTCCTAACTCCATCCCGAGGATTTCTGTTAACATGAGAAACATAATGGCGCGGATTAGAGACCTTCGGCGAGAACAGTGGCTCGTTCGAAGTAATTGCGGCTGCTTGATTCATTCGGCGGCGATGCCGGCCGGTGCGCGATGCACCGGCTAATTGCGCGGGGAAGAGAAATAGGAAAGAGTGGAAATATAGTGCGCGGGATTCTTCGGCTGATATCAGCAGCATCGTTTACGCCCTTAAACCAACGAATTAAATGAATATTCATTCGCTGTTCATTCGCTGATTCATTCGCGTGAAGGAGTTATCAATGAACGGATTCATAAacacatattttataacaagtttaacactgTAGAATTCATTTCCACCAATACAATGggacattataaaaaatgcagtatagaacaaagcAGATAAGTTTGTTTAATGGTCGATGAAAAACCGAACGGAACGCGTTAACGAACGGAGATAGGTCAATGTGCCTCGCTCCGAGCATTCGAAATCCTTATTACGAGTCTAATAATTACGCTTCCACAAGACCCTTTCATCCCCAGGCAAAAGTTACCGATCGCAACCCCGCGATCCTCGTTATTCAAGCCCCGCTCTCTCCTAAATAACGCCGAATTCGAGCCGAGTAAAAGTCAGAGAGGGTCTCGTCAAGTCCATTAACTTCGGCCGCGCGGAAAAGCGGGCGTCGTCGAAGGAGAAATAAATGGGTAGGGTCGCGAAAATTTATTTCTCGTCGTGGAATCGGGGATTCGGTTGTCGGGGAGAGGTGAatcgaaagagagggagagagagagagagaagtagaCTAGGTGGTGTCTTCGAGCGGGCGAGAACTTTCCGCATGCATGGCTCGTGCGAGCATTCTGCTCTCGAACCGGAGAACTTTTTCAAGTCTCCGCCCGTGGCTGGGAACTCGTGGATCCGCGTGCTTTGTCGCACCGCTGGACTTTATCGTCGCAGGACCGGAGGGGGTCAGAGAGGATCCTTTTGTGCCCGGTTTCGCGGCGAACCGCTCCAAGACAAAATAAATACGATCCTGTGGTTCGTTGTGCGTTCCATTTTTCTCATTACATCCTTCCTCGCTTTCCTTCCGTTCTGCGGCCACCACCCCTGCTGTATTCCGTTaattcgtattttatttataaaatacaatggAGCTTAGTTAGTAATAGAAAACACGTTGACAATACATTGAAAGTTAACGAAATATGAACgaaatgaaaatcaattttgataaAGAACGTAGACGGGGAAAAATTCGCAGATTTGTTTCACTTGATTAAAAACATAATTTGTTtagtaaatatgtttcttctatcgatcgtatttgctgacaataaatttttaaatgttttcggcgcaatggttcgatcgtttatcacGAATTatcagtttggatctttttcaagatttatttgaatcgtgtCTGTaacttaaatatgttataataatttaaaaaaaaacagaaatattgaatgtttgaatgtaagaaaaattgttcatattttcaaatttattataatttgtttagCTTGTGTTACGTTCAACAGAACAAAGTGTTGTCTCTAAACACGAACGAACGGCCGGAGACTGATCGCGAGAACACTGATCGGTTTGCCAATAATACAATTTCGTGTAATACGATTTTACTATAATTATTCTTCATCTACGTTTCCCGTGAAGGGATTCGATCGACACCCACGCGATTATTTCACGTTGTTAGGCCGCGGGCACGGTCGGGGGGATTTGCATTATCTTCGAATCGCGTTATTTATTGCGTCTGCGTAAGCTGCCGCCGGCCGATTGTAGCtgggataaaaaaaaatacccaGCTATAAAGCGCAGCCTTAATTGACAGCGAATGGTGTGGCGCAATAATCGGTCCACGCTCGTGGAATTGAAAGAATTACGTTATCGCCGGTCGCTAACGCGCGAACAATCGTCTCATCCAGCACAATGAGTTTTCCAATGGATATTGACAGGAACATGGAGCGATTGCTATAATCAGTCGCGTCATTCATTCAAGAAAAAAGTGCTCGCATCGATAATGAACAACATTTCCAATCATCTTCATCCTCCGTTCGATCGGTCGCAGACTACGTTGAACAATTGTGATTTCAAATAACGAGCGAATACGTGGCGAATAAAATTATTCGTtttaaagaagaagaaaagaaaaatttcgGAAATGAACGCACAAGTATGTTTTTAGAATCGGAAACTACAGGCTGTTTTACAAGTTGTTGTTTGTTTTGTAAAAGTAGAAAAAAATTATAGCAAATCATAGTATAACTTATaccataactagacagcggatctttacgcagaataaaaattttgcacctggattgcaacaaaccggaataacatagaaatttattttctctcttaatatgttcaataggttgaaaataataatagaatGTTTAAATTTCCCTaacatttttgctattttaaattacacctactcatttttgtcataaatgcataaaatccgcagtccagtaatcaatatttaagcatttaaATAAACGTAGCCAtgctaaaaatataaattctctTTTCTCTTCTGCATCATTCTCGGGGATAAAAACGTCttcttaatcactgtaactgtaaagtaaATGATACAACAAGGGGTTAATTTGCACACGCTCCTTGCAAGAGACACCAGTAGCTTCTGAAAATGTCATTTCCAGCAAATCGACCTCATTTCACACTGAACCTGCTTCTCCCGAATTGCATTGGGTTCGAGATTATGATCGGTCGATCGGTTCTACCAGCAAGACCGACATATCGAATAGGTCGGCGAATAATCTGAATTTCTTGAATGTAGATGTTCCCGGCGCTAATACGATTATCCCGTATTTAATACCTATTGTCAATCCGCGAGTATTAGCTTCCCCGAGCAGCAGTTGAACTGACACAGTCACCGATGCGAACGGGCACCGTgctcgcgcgcgtttgcatTGGGAACAATagatgaaattttaaacatcgaCGCCGGATTTAACCTGGCAAAACTGGAATTCATTCAACGGTCAGCATCGTGCGTTTGGATCGCGCACGCGCCAGTCTCAATTTGATTAACATATCGTATAATTGTATCGTTGTATCCGTTCTCGATCGTTCGACGATTGTGTACGGAATCGTAAACGTGGCATTGATCGCCGGAGTACATCGCGGTGACAGTGGGGAAAGGCAATCGATAGGATTTATAATAGCAGAGCAAACCGGCCCATAATTCATTGGCTCGCGCTTCGTCGATTGCTCGCGAAATGGCGGATATTAATCGAGAATGATTCGTCGACGGGCTGGCAGGAACGGGTGAATCCGCGGATCGCCTTTTAGCATGTGAAAAGATACGTTAATCGATGCACCAGCAATTTCGGACCGATTCCCGGAAGCTTCCGAACCGTTCCGAATCGCAATCATCGCGCGCCGCACCGTAACGACTCGAAATTATCCCGCGTTCCTTTTTTCATTTCCGACCGTCCCGCGCCGATGGGAAATAA from Lasioglossum baleicum chromosome 2, iyLasBale1, whole genome shotgun sequence harbors:
- the Kek5 gene encoding leucine-rich repeat, immunoglobulin-like domain-containing kekkon 5 protein; translated protein: MELGAVRLLLYSTLMVVACWSYEDWSTGCSPACKCTWANGKRTAECINRNLTEIPSNLSSEIQRIDLTGNRISQLSYNSFSRVSLVNLHKLVMQRCEIESIHTNAFNGLKIVIEIDLSWNRIRTLHPGTFNETEKLRTVLLDNNKLKVLQNDLFRDLIFLQKVTVSNNELERIDERAFYNVTKLQKISLQGNNLTTLRVKSFENLTNLNSLELQNNKWNCNCHLKEFRDWTIKQVLYTKPTRCHNPQGLRDQMWDDISSDQFACMPEISEIGPPLRIESSKVNVSFWCKATGTPQPKLSWIHRSRLLTNETRRHNGERGYVLKSNGHWLNLTIPDVTASDKGDYICEAKSPGGDTQKNVTLTIAGDAVGGKDNIISLPLALGLGVTALLLLIVTVSLCVCYCRRRRTRHDEKSLEAASIEHHGLGEQEKSLITTINPVVKPPRRYEAPSVTSHGTEMTELNRTLLDNDSVFADGIGSGVGVGVIGGVGDDEREERATPELESGTGTLCRGGGGSYRQYPPDLLAFSGGRGASPTSQASTAPDNTRLPSQHATPTTSAFGSPSNQYPAAFKTLPHNRSVTPYGISSSTIAPVMPRHGYVTIPRRPRAPSWSSGPPTSPTDGLEPVYDNLGVRSTADGSSMLSLNKSPEPLSSIRNRPLPVTPGSLYGTIQRSTPNILTSSPLDRAAPEGAAEWPTKLADESTDSNHILAPQQSSSNTLGRKVPPRPPPKPKKKSTNGPLYEDEGEDGTEV